One segment of Toxotes jaculatrix isolate fToxJac2 chromosome 8, fToxJac2.pri, whole genome shotgun sequence DNA contains the following:
- the prss35 gene encoding inactive serine protease 35, with amino-acid sequence MGPIPLCVLLPVMVLAAAAAVAAEENAADDEYTWPQWKVPLVRKRRTVQLSSPNYSAHPKPELSGTCGIECQRRIPTPSLDDLEQFLSYETVYENGTRTYTSVSVQGLNEAATWNRNSSSSSRHKREVYGTDTRFTISDKQFSTKYPFATSVKISTGCSGILVSPKHVLTAAHCIHDGKDYLNEAQKLRVGILKEKSRRGKGGKGRGGRGKGKGRKGDKGKEELQEKQENVGKGDRKGKGKGRKNRSRRSAESEKPSFRWTRVKQTQIPKGWFKGVSDGLAADYDYAVLELKRAPKVKHMDLGVIPSVKKLPAGRIHFSGFDDDRPGNLVYRFCSVSEESNDLLYQYCDAKPGSSGSGVYIRLKEPGKKKWKRKIIGVFSGHQWVDVNGDGMQQDYNVAVRITPLKYAQICYWVHGDSSECQAA; translated from the coding sequence ATGGGCCCCATACCCCTCTGTGTCCTGCTCCCGGTGATGGTACTAGCTGCGGCGGCGGCTGTAGCTGCTGAGGAGAACGCAGCCGATGATGAGTACACCTGGCCACAGTGGAAGGTGCCTCTGGTAAGGAAAAGGCGTACTGTGCAACTCAGCAGTCCTAACTACTCAGCCCACCCAAAACCGGAGCTAAGTGGAACCTGTGGGATTGAGTGTCAGCGTCGCATCCCCACACCTTCTCTGGATGACCTGGAGCAGTTCCTGTCCTACGAGACGGTCTACGAGAATGGCACCCGCACATATACCTCAGTTTCTGTGCAAGGTCTTAATGAGGCAGCAACCTGGAACAGAAACTCCTCATCCAGCTCCCGCCACAAACGGGAGGTGTACGGCACAGACACCCGCTTCACCATCTCTGATAAGCAGTTCTCTACCAAATATCCCTTCGCCACCTCTGTGAAGATCTCCACAGGGTGTTCTGGGATTCTGGTGTCACCTAAGCATGTGCTGACAGCTGCCCACTGCATCCATGATGGGAAGGATTATCTAAATGAAGCACAGAAGCTACGTGTTGGTATTCTGAAGGAGAAGTCCAGACGGGGGAAAGGAGgcaaagggagaggaggacgaggaaaGGGAAAGGGGAGAAAGGGAGACAAAGGTAAAGAAGAACTCCAGGAAAAGCAAGAGAATGTAGGGAAAGGGGACCGTAAAGGAAAGGGGAAAGGTAGGAAGAACCGGAGTCGGCGAAGTGCGGAATCAGAGAAACCTTCATTTAGGTGGACCAGGGTCAAGCAGACCCAGATTCCCAAGGGTTGGTTCAAAGGTGTGTCTGACGGACTGGCTGCAGATTATGACTACGCTGTCCTGGAACTGAAGAGAGCCCCAAAAGTCAAGCACATGGATCTGGGTGTTATCCCCTCGGTCAAGAAGCTCCCAGCTGGGAGGATCCACTTCTCTGGCTTTGATGATGACCGGCCTGGCAACCTGGTCTACCggttctgctctgtgtctgaggaATCCAATGATTTACTTTATCAGTACTGCGATGCCAAACCTGGCTCCAGCGGCTCTGGGGTCTACATTCGCCTCAAAGAGCCTGGTAAGAAAAAGTGGAAGAGGAAGATCATTGGGGTTTTCTCCGGTCACCAGTGGGTGGATGTAAACGGGGACGGGATGCAACAGGATTACAATGTGGCAGTAAGAATAACACCCCTCAAATATGCTCAGATCTGCTACTGGGTCCACGGGGACTCAAGTGAGTGCCAGGCAGCCTAA